In one Desulfomicrobium escambiense DSM 10707 genomic region, the following are encoded:
- a CDS encoding response regulator, whose protein sequence is MLHKILLVEDDNLLRVGLKSMLEMQGEYAVERHVATGTEAVQICRQSAPDVVILDLHLPDEPGTVVMKKIKETIPDIKIIILSSYDDNELIYETLEYGANAYILKGSNPEELFLAIKYALADELFISPKLAKIIVKDYLFVNRQRKTLPALHNLTSREKEVVKYIIDGKRSKDIADILYISIKTVNKHRSNILGKLGMNSCNELRRGSIHFFDELDNSKSKK, encoded by the coding sequence ATGCTTCACAAAATTCTGCTCGTCGAGGACGACAACCTTCTGCGCGTAGGACTCAAATCGATGCTTGAAATGCAGGGAGAGTATGCCGTCGAAAGACATGTCGCAACGGGCACGGAAGCCGTTCAGATTTGCAGGCAGAGCGCTCCGGACGTCGTCATACTCGACTTGCACCTCCCTGACGAGCCAGGAACTGTTGTGATGAAAAAAATTAAGGAAACGATTCCTGATATAAAAATAATCATCCTTTCTTCGTACGACGACAATGAATTGATATATGAAACATTGGAATATGGCGCCAACGCGTACATTTTGAAAGGATCAAACCCTGAAGAACTTTTTCTCGCCATAAAATATGCATTGGCAGATGAACTATTCATTAGCCCAAAACTCGCAAAAATAATTGTAAAAGATTATTTGTTCGTCAACAGACAGAGGAAAACTCTACCAGCACTACATAATCTCACATCCAGAGAGAAAGAAGTCGTTAAATATATAATCGACGGAAAAAGAAGCAAAGATATTGCGGACATACTATACATCAGCATAAAAACTGTAAACAAACACAGATCGAATATCCTTGGAAAATTAGGCATGAATAGCTGCAACGAACTCCGCAGAGGAAGCATCCACTTTTTTGATGAATTAGACAACAGCAAGTCAAAAAAATAG
- a CDS encoding HD domain-containing phosphohydrolase, translating to MYSTTDNSINSYSNSRISDKNANSNIDKSGHAFDEKKTILIVDDVSINIDILAYCLGDGYKISASQDSSIALKSIALEKPSMIILDLFMPEIDGFEFCRVIKSDGNFCDIPIVFITSASDAATLSKAFAIGAVDYITKPISSQEVRARIKTHLRLKAAEDALREQNHLLEIKVAERTRKIQEKQNEINEVQHEAILRLCLAAELRDKVTGMHIRRIQEYSALLGRKCGLPADHVELLYLASAMHDLGKIGIPDSILLKPGKLDADEWVIMKSHTVIGAQSLANSRFKLIQLAQTIARSHHERWDGKGYPDRLKGLEIPMEARIVSIVDSFDAMLAQRPYKIPMPLEKVLEIIRSERDQAFDPAIVDIFLANITEFQNVATAFSD from the coding sequence ATGTATTCTACAACAGATAATTCGATAAATTCATACTCAAATTCTAGAATAAGCGACAAGAATGCAAATTCAAACATCGACAAAAGCGGACATGCATTTGATGAAAAAAAGACGATTCTCATTGTCGATGACGTCAGCATAAACATCGACATTCTCGCTTACTGTCTTGGCGATGGCTACAAGATTTCAGCATCACAGGACAGCTCGATCGCGCTCAAAAGCATTGCGTTGGAGAAGCCGAGCATGATCATCCTCGACCTCTTCATGCCGGAGATCGACGGATTCGAATTTTGCCGAGTCATCAAGTCCGACGGTAATTTTTGCGATATTCCCATTGTGTTCATCACGTCGGCATCAGATGCGGCCACCCTCAGCAAAGCTTTCGCCATCGGTGCCGTCGACTACATCACGAAACCGATCTCCTCCCAGGAAGTGAGGGCGCGCATCAAAACGCACCTGCGGCTCAAGGCCGCGGAAGACGCGCTCCGGGAGCAAAACCACCTCCTGGAGATCAAAGTTGCAGAGCGCACCAGAAAAATTCAAGAAAAGCAAAATGAAATCAACGAAGTGCAGCACGAAGCGATCCTCAGACTCTGCCTGGCGGCCGAACTCAGGGACAAGGTAACGGGGATGCACATTCGCCGCATTCAGGAATACTCGGCGCTACTGGGACGCAAATGCGGCCTGCCCGCGGATCACGTCGAGCTGCTCTACCTGGCCAGCGCCATGCACGACCTCGGAAAAATCGGTATCCCCGACAGCATTTTGCTCAAGCCGGGCAAGCTCGACGCCGATGAGTGGGTCATCATGAAAAGCCACACCGTCATCGGTGCCCAGAGCCTTGCCAACAGCCGCTTCAAGCTCATCCAGCTGGCGCAGACCATTGCGCGGTCCCATCACGAAAGATGGGACGGCAAAGGGTATCCAGACCGTCTCAAAGGCCTTGAAATTCCCATGGAGGCCCGGATCGTGAGCATTGTCGACAGCTTTGACGCCATGCTTGCGCAGCGGCCCTACAAAATACCGATGCCCCTCGAAAAGGTTTTGGAGATCATTCGATCCGAAAGGGATCAGGCGTTCGACCCGGCCATCGTGGACATCTTTCTCGCCAACATTACGGAGTTTCAAAACGTCGCAACGGCTTTTTCCGATTGA
- a CDS encoding DUF4212 domain-containing protein, whose amino-acid sequence MQTSMQRYWKANLTYMVILLTIWALVSYVFGILFVNELNAFHLGGFPLGFWFAQQGSIYVFVILILAYFLLMDRLDKKFDVHE is encoded by the coding sequence ATGCAGACATCAATGCAACGGTACTGGAAAGCGAACCTGACCTACATGGTCATCCTGCTGACCATATGGGCACTGGTTTCCTATGTCTTCGGCATCCTTTTCGTGAACGAACTGAACGCATTCCATCTCGGCGGGTTCCCCTTGGGCTTCTGGTTCGCCCAGCAAGGGTCCATCTACGTATTCGTCATCCTCATCCTCGCCTACTTCCTGCTCATGGACCGACTGGACAAGAAATTCGACGTGCACGAATAA
- a CDS encoding sodium:solute symporter family protein: MSLQIWTYLIVGATFSLYIGIAWSARVKDTKGFYVAGGGVPPLANGMATAADWMSAASFISMSGMIAFMGYAGCMYLMGWTGGYVLLALLLAPYLRKFGKFTVPDFVGDRYYSSAARVVALICAIFVSLTYVAGQMRGVGIVFSRFLEVDVNTGVIIGMVLVFFYAGIGGMKGITWTQVAQYCVLITAFLVPAVAISAKLTGHFLPQIGFGSTLVDGPHSGKYLLDTLNQIGTDLGFAEYTSAFGAGAKPMIDVFAITMCLMVGTAGLPHVIIRFYTVPTVRAARISALYALFFIAILYTTAPALGAFARYTLTNVLSNTTYATAPSWFKNWEKTGLLAWLDKNNDGVITYRAGAPFKGKPVFSGEAGPAGQRMLKNEATDNDNELYIDNDIMVLATPEISQLPNWVIALVAAGGLAAALSTAAGLLLVISSAISHDLYYRIINREASEQKRLAIGRIMMGIAVLVAGYFGINPPGFVAQVVAFAFGLASASFFPVIVLGIFWKRATREGAISGMVTGIGFTMFYIVQTKFMGVAPWFMNISPEGIGTVGMLLNFTVTILVSLCTAAPPAAVQDMVESVRIPRGAGAAVDH; encoded by the coding sequence ATGTCACTGCAAATCTGGACCTATCTCATCGTCGGGGCGACCTTTTCGCTCTACATCGGCATCGCCTGGAGCGCGCGGGTCAAGGACACCAAGGGCTTCTACGTGGCCGGCGGCGGCGTGCCGCCCCTGGCCAACGGCATGGCCACGGCCGCGGACTGGATGAGCGCGGCGTCCTTCATCTCCATGTCCGGCATGATCGCCTTCATGGGCTACGCCGGATGCATGTATCTCATGGGCTGGACCGGCGGCTACGTGCTCCTGGCTCTGCTCCTGGCCCCCTATCTGCGCAAGTTCGGCAAGTTCACGGTGCCTGACTTCGTCGGCGACCGCTATTACTCCTCGGCCGCGCGCGTGGTGGCCCTGATCTGCGCCATCTTCGTCTCCCTGACCTACGTGGCTGGGCAGATGCGCGGCGTAGGCATCGTCTTCAGCCGCTTTCTCGAAGTGGACGTCAACACGGGCGTCATCATCGGCATGGTCCTGGTTTTCTTTTACGCCGGCATCGGCGGCATGAAGGGCATCACCTGGACCCAGGTCGCCCAGTACTGCGTGCTCATCACGGCCTTCCTGGTCCCGGCCGTCGCCATCTCCGCCAAGCTGACCGGACATTTCCTGCCCCAGATCGGCTTCGGCAGCACCCTGGTCGACGGCCCGCATTCAGGCAAATACCTGCTCGACACCCTGAACCAGATCGGAACGGACCTCGGCTTCGCCGAATACACCTCGGCCTTCGGGGCGGGAGCCAAGCCCATGATCGACGTCTTCGCCATCACCATGTGCCTCATGGTCGGCACAGCCGGACTGCCCCACGTCATCATCCGCTTCTACACCGTGCCCACGGTGCGGGCCGCGCGCATCTCGGCCCTCTATGCGCTGTTTTTCATCGCCATCCTGTACACCACGGCACCGGCCCTGGGCGCCTTCGCCCGCTACACCCTGACCAACGTACTGAGCAACACCACCTACGCCACGGCCCCGTCCTGGTTCAAGAACTGGGAAAAAACGGGCCTCCTGGCCTGGCTGGACAAGAACAACGACGGCGTCATCACCTACCGCGCCGGCGCGCCCTTCAAGGGCAAACCGGTCTTCAGCGGCGAAGCCGGCCCCGCCGGCCAGCGCATGCTCAAGAACGAGGCCACGGACAACGACAACGAGCTGTACATCGACAACGACATCATGGTCCTGGCCACCCCCGAGATCTCGCAGCTTCCCAACTGGGTCATCGCCCTGGTGGCGGCCGGCGGGCTGGCCGCGGCCCTGTCCACGGCGGCGGGGCTCCTGCTGGTCATCTCCTCGGCCATCTCCCACGACCTCTACTACCGCATTATCAACCGCGAGGCCTCAGAGCAGAAGCGTCTGGCCATCGGGCGCATCATGATGGGCATCGCCGTGCTCGTGGCCGGCTATTTCGGCATCAACCCGCCCGGCTTCGTGGCCCAGGTGGTGGCCTTCGCCTTCGGCCTGGCCTCGGCGTCCTTCTTCCCCGTCATCGTGCTAGGCATCTTCTGGAAGCGGGCCACCAGGGAAGGGGCCATCAGCGGCATGGTCACGGGCATCGGCTTCACCATGTTCTACATCGTGCAGACCAAGTTCATGGGCGTGGCACCGTGGTTCATGAACATCAGCCCCGAGGGCATCGGCACCGTAGGCATGCTCCTGAACTTCACGGTGACCATCCTGGTGTCCCTGTGCACGGCAGCGCCTCCGGCCGCCGTGCAGGACATGGTCGAAAGCGTGCGCATCCCCCGCGGGGCCGGCGCCGCGGTTGACCACTAA
- a CDS encoding DUF294 nucleotidyltransferase-like domain-containing protein, with translation MNAGIQPAGYDSIITFLEGTLPFSELDRPSLVRIARHCLVDFFPAGTRLLRRGVSEVDGLYLIQKGAIRLFHEDEGVLVDIRTDGASLGALSLFNGEKAALDAETVEDTFLIKIPREKFFEAVHLNPSIPRFYLKSFADTFLSKAFEEMRCKPAAQHEDHSLHLFSNPVGGLVSREPVSVPFGLSIQAAAREMIRHNTGSLLFREPSDEICGIVTDTDLRKAMALGLDLQAPAETIMSTPVESIDASAVCFDALMTMMSRNIHHLVVKSHDKVQGVISSHDIMLLQGRSPMSVFREIASRTTIAGLYPLHDSITPVIRTLVQQGAKAGNITRMIAILNDQIITRLIELMLRELGPPPVKFCLLLMGSEGRREQTFATDQDNALIIENCGVDFLERAAETYFSAFTERMVGHLINCGFPRCPGDMMASNPVWRGTLDAWKGRVDTWVAAPEPQRVLASSVFFDFRGVCGHKDLAENLRQHVTSACAGKDLFLRYLAADCLNARPPLTFFKNFMVEKDGEHRNTLDIKARGLLPFMDFARVMSLYHGIRETGTLTRLDLLHQAGHLSRDLYHEAREAFEFLLHARLMHQLEQMEAGTKPDNRIDPGTLSSLEKRTLREAFGVISALHGVLRETFRLNMG, from the coding sequence ATGAACGCGGGAATCCAGCCTGCGGGGTACGACAGCATCATCACCTTCCTGGAGGGCACCCTACCCTTCTCGGAACTGGACCGGCCGAGCCTGGTCCGCATCGCCAGGCACTGCCTAGTGGACTTCTTCCCTGCCGGGACCCGGCTCCTGCGCCGGGGGGTGAGCGAGGTGGACGGGCTCTACCTGATCCAGAAGGGGGCCATCCGCCTCTTTCACGAGGACGAGGGCGTCCTGGTGGACATCCGCACCGACGGGGCGTCCCTGGGCGCCCTGTCCCTGTTCAACGGCGAGAAGGCGGCCCTGGACGCCGAGACCGTCGAGGACACATTTCTCATCAAGATCCCGCGCGAAAAGTTCTTCGAGGCCGTGCACCTGAACCCTTCCATCCCGCGCTTCTACCTCAAGTCCTTCGCCGACACCTTCCTGTCCAAGGCCTTCGAGGAGATGCGCTGCAAGCCCGCGGCCCAGCACGAGGACCACAGCCTGCACCTCTTCAGCAACCCCGTGGGCGGTCTTGTCAGCCGCGAGCCCGTCAGCGTCCCCTTTGGCCTCAGCATCCAGGCCGCGGCCAGAGAGATGATCCGCCACAACACCGGCTCCCTCCTCTTCCGGGAGCCCTCGGACGAGATCTGCGGCATCGTCACCGACACGGACCTGCGCAAGGCCATGGCCCTGGGCCTGGACCTGCAGGCCCCGGCCGAAACCATCATGTCCACGCCCGTGGAGAGCATCGACGCATCGGCCGTGTGCTTCGACGCCCTGATGACCATGATGTCCCGCAACATCCACCACCTCGTGGTCAAGAGCCACGACAAGGTGCAGGGCGTGATCAGCTCCCACGACATCATGCTCCTGCAGGGCCGCTCGCCCATGTCCGTGTTCCGGGAGATCGCCTCGCGCACGACCATCGCCGGGCTCTACCCCCTGCACGACAGCATCACCCCGGTCATCCGCACCCTGGTCCAGCAGGGTGCCAAGGCCGGCAACATCACGCGCATGATCGCCATCCTGAACGACCAGATCATCACGCGCCTGATCGAACTCATGCTGCGCGAACTGGGCCCGCCACCGGTCAAGTTCTGCCTGCTGCTTATGGGCAGCGAGGGCCGGCGCGAGCAGACCTTCGCCACGGACCAGGACAACGCCCTGATCATCGAGAACTGCGGGGTGGATTTCCTGGAACGGGCGGCGGAGACATATTTCTCGGCCTTCACGGAGCGCATGGTCGGGCACCTCATCAACTGCGGCTTCCCGCGCTGCCCCGGCGACATGATGGCCTCCAACCCCGTCTGGCGCGGCACCCTCGACGCCTGGAAGGGACGGGTCGACACATGGGTCGCCGCGCCCGAGCCCCAGCGCGTGCTGGCAAGCTCCGTCTTCTTCGACTTCCGCGGCGTCTGCGGCCACAAGGACCTGGCCGAAAACCTGCGCCAGCACGTCACCAGCGCCTGCGCCGGCAAGGACCTCTTCCTGCGCTACCTGGCGGCAGACTGCCTGAACGCCCGCCCGCCCCTGACCTTCTTCAAGAACTTCATGGTCGAGAAGGACGGGGAGCACAGGAACACTCTGGACATCAAGGCCCGGGGGCTTCTGCCCTTCATGGACTTCGCCCGGGTCATGTCCCTGTACCACGGCATCCGCGAGACCGGCACACTGACCAGGCTCGACCTCCTGCACCAGGCCGGCCACCTCTCGCGCGACCTGTACCACGAGGCGCGGGAGGCTTTCGAGTTCCTGCTCCACGCCCGCCTCATGCACCAGCTCGAACAGATGGAGGCCGGGACGAAGCCCGACAATCGCATCGACCCCGGCACCCTCTCGTCCCTCGAAAAGCGCACCCTGCGCGAGGCCTTCGGGGTCATCTCCGCCCTGCACGGCGTGCTGCGCGAAACCTTCCGCCTGAACATGGGGTGA
- a CDS encoding 3'-5' exonuclease: MAPFAIGSLRRMLGLTPQASNLPALDENNRLCRELDQNRPLTDYVYTVLDTELTGLSARKEEIVSVGAVRVRGLAIVPGESFSCLVRPSIPLPKVSTLIHRITPEAIAEAPPLEEVLPGLIKFCKGTLIVGHHIGLDMSFLNRACRRRHGLPLANPCLDTMRMAMLWREKRSPAHYERFSLNISYVLTDLAEEFDLPRFTAHDALGDALQTAYLFVYLAKKIARNTPLTLRELFRAGQSWRWYM, encoded by the coding sequence ATGGCCCCTTTCGCAATTGGCAGCCTGCGCCGCATGCTGGGCCTGACTCCGCAAGCCTCGAACCTGCCCGCCCTGGACGAGAACAACCGCCTCTGCCGGGAGCTGGACCAGAACCGCCCCCTGACCGACTACGTCTACACCGTCCTGGACACGGAACTGACGGGCCTTTCGGCCCGCAAGGAGGAGATCGTGTCCGTCGGAGCCGTGCGCGTGCGGGGCCTGGCCATCGTGCCGGGCGAGAGCTTCTCCTGCCTGGTGCGGCCGAGCATCCCCCTGCCCAAGGTCAGCACCCTCATCCACCGCATCACGCCCGAGGCCATCGCCGAGGCCCCGCCGCTGGAGGAGGTCCTGCCCGGACTGATCAAGTTCTGCAAAGGCACCCTCATCGTCGGGCACCACATCGGCCTGGACATGTCCTTCCTGAACCGTGCCTGCCGCAGGCGCCACGGCCTGCCCCTGGCCAACCCCTGCCTGGACACCATGCGCATGGCCATGCTCTGGCGCGAGAAGCGCAGCCCCGCCCACTACGAGCGCTTCAGCCTGAACATCTCCTACGTCCTGACGGACCTGGCCGAGGAGTTCGACCTGCCCCGCTTCACGGCCCACGACGCCCTGGGCGACGCCCTGCAGACCGCCTACCTCTTCGTCTACCTAGCCAAAAAAATAGCCCGGAACACCCCCCTCACCCTGCGGGAGCTGTTCCGAGCCGGCCAGAGCTGGCGCTGGTACATGTAG
- a CDS encoding sulfite exporter TauE/SafE family protein, with protein MLEVLALYLVVGAIAGVLAGLLGIGGGLVIVPMLVFCMELQNLPNELIMHLALGTSMASIVFTSVSSFMAHHKRGAVEWVVVRRIVAGILVGTFLGTFIAAGLSTGWLKAFFVFFLYFVCYQMLSGRKPKPSRQMPGMFGMFGAGGVIGVVSSLVGIGGGTLSVPFMVWNNIPIHRAIGTSAAIGFPIAVAGTLGYITNGWGVENLPPYSLGYVSLTALVSIAVMSVLTAPLGVRLAHSLPVDKLKRVFAVILFLVGTKMFFSLF; from the coding sequence ATGTTGGAAGTGTTGGCTTTGTATCTTGTCGTGGGCGCCATCGCCGGAGTGCTGGCGGGCCTGCTGGGCATCGGCGGCGGCCTCGTCATCGTGCCCATGCTCGTGTTCTGCATGGAACTGCAGAACCTTCCCAACGAGCTCATCATGCATCTGGCCCTGGGTACCTCCATGGCCAGCATCGTCTTCACCTCGGTGTCGAGCTTCATGGCCCACCATAAGCGCGGCGCGGTGGAGTGGGTCGTGGTCCGGCGCATCGTCGCCGGCATCCTGGTCGGCACGTTCCTGGGCACCTTCATCGCGGCGGGGCTGAGTACGGGCTGGCTCAAGGCCTTCTTCGTTTTTTTCCTTTACTTCGTATGCTACCAGATGCTGTCCGGCAGGAAACCCAAGCCTTCCCGGCAGATGCCTGGCATGTTCGGGATGTTCGGGGCGGGGGGCGTCATCGGCGTGGTGTCGAGCCTGGTGGGCATCGGCGGAGGGACCCTCTCGGTTCCCTTCATGGTCTGGAACAACATCCCCATCCACAGGGCCATCGGCACATCGGCCGCCATCGGCTTTCCCATCGCCGTGGCCGGAACCCTCGGGTACATCACCAACGGTTGGGGCGTGGAGAACCTGCCGCCCTATTCTCTGGGCTACGTGTCGCTGACGGCCCTCGTGTCCATCGCGGTCATGAGCGTGCTGACGGCGCCTCTGGGCGTGCGTCTGGCCCACAGCCTACCCGTGGACAAATTGAAGCGCGTCTTCGCCGTGATCCTTTTCCTGGTAGGCACCAAGATGTTCTTTTCCCTGTTCTGA
- a CDS encoding 4Fe-4S binding protein, with translation MGHIVGKDIYRKLGRRLDQAPVRTPWTPVFRELVESLYSRPEAELVSRLPYRPASLARIARMLDEPEASLRPMLESLCSKGLVLDIWDGRRYLYMVSPIVIGFFEFTMMRTGPDLPHVRWAELFQAYMFGEKDFLHANFGDGQRTSVMRALPHEEALGEHVEILDYEKASALIEEQTEFSLGLCSCRHEKHHLGHAPCPTPMETCTSMGTGARFLIRNGFAKPIDKAQMRDILARSRDQGLVLSADNVRRDAGFICHCCDCCCNLLQGVRDTGYTGILVTSSFVAVVDESLCIGCGLCAKACPVSFATMRAKAPGTEPRTPAKVAQIDPACLGCGVCALKCPTGALRLQPRPQKVLHPEDSFERVMLQALERDTFQTFIFDNPASRTQEFMRALVGGFLKLPPVKRALLGERLRSRFLSALRRLAG, from the coding sequence ATGGGACACATCGTCGGCAAGGACATCTACCGAAAACTGGGCCGCCGCCTGGATCAGGCGCCGGTGCGCACGCCGTGGACTCCGGTCTTCCGGGAACTGGTGGAATCTCTCTACTCCAGGCCCGAGGCGGAGCTCGTCTCCAGGCTGCCCTACCGGCCCGCAAGCCTTGCGCGCATCGCCCGCATGCTCGACGAACCCGAGGCCTCACTTCGCCCCATGCTCGAAAGCCTGTGCTCCAAGGGGCTGGTCCTCGACATCTGGGACGGCCGCCGATACCTCTACATGGTCAGCCCTATCGTCATCGGCTTCTTCGAGTTCACCATGATGCGCACGGGGCCGGACCTGCCGCACGTCCGCTGGGCCGAACTCTTCCAGGCATACATGTTCGGGGAGAAGGATTTCCTGCACGCCAATTTCGGAGACGGGCAGCGCACCTCGGTCATGCGCGCCCTGCCCCACGAGGAGGCCCTGGGCGAGCACGTCGAGATCCTGGACTACGAAAAGGCATCCGCCCTGATCGAGGAGCAGACGGAATTTTCCCTGGGCCTGTGTTCCTGTCGCCACGAGAAGCATCATCTGGGGCACGCGCCCTGCCCCACGCCCATGGAAACATGCACCTCCATGGGCACGGGCGCGCGGTTTCTCATCCGCAACGGCTTCGCCAAACCCATCGACAAGGCGCAGATGCGCGACATCCTGGCCCGCTCCCGCGATCAGGGCCTGGTCCTGTCCGCCGACAACGTACGCCGCGACGCCGGGTTCATCTGCCACTGCTGCGACTGCTGCTGCAACCTGCTGCAGGGCGTGCGCGACACGGGCTACACGGGCATCCTCGTCACATCGAGCTTCGTGGCCGTGGTGGACGAGAGCCTGTGCATCGGCTGCGGCCTGTGCGCCAAGGCCTGCCCCGTGTCCTTCGCGACCATGCGCGCCAAGGCGCCCGGGACAGAACCCCGGACACCCGCAAAGGTCGCGCAGATCGACCCGGCCTGCCTCGGCTGCGGCGTCTGCGCCCTGAAATGCCCCACCGGGGCCCTCAGACTCCAGCCCCGCCCCCAAAAGGTGCTCCATCCCGAAGACAGCTTCGAGCGCGTCATGCTCCAGGCCCTGGAGCGCGACACTTTCCAGACCTTCATCTTCGACAACCCGGCAAGCCGCACCCAGGAGTTCATGCGTGCCCTGGTGGGCGGCTTCCTGAAACTCCCGCCGGTCAAACGCGCCCTGCTGGGCGAGAGGCTGCGCTCACGCTTCCTCTCGGCCCTGCGCAGGCTGGCGGGCTAG
- a CDS encoding type II toxin-antitoxin system Phd/YefM family antitoxin: MATINATEARANLYSLIDEAASTHRPIIIKGKRSNAVLLSEGDWNAINETLYLMSIPGMRESIMEGMATDASQCGTEPDW; this comes from the coding sequence ATGGCGACGATTAACGCTACCGAAGCCAGAGCCAATTTGTACTCGCTGATCGATGAAGCCGCCTCGACGCACAGACCCATCATCATCAAGGGAAAAAGATCCAACGCCGTGCTGCTGTCCGAAGGCGATTGGAACGCGATCAATGAAACGCTCTATCTCATGTCCATCCCCGGCATGCGCGAGTCCATCATGGAAGGCATGGCCACCGACGCGAGCCAATGCGGCACGGAACCGGATTGGTGA
- a CDS encoding Txe/YoeB family addiction module toxin, with translation MRHGTGLVMWGLRFTHQAQKDAKKLAPSGLKNKAQELLDIIRTNPFQTPPPYEKLVGDLTGAYSRRINIQHRLVYQVLETEHIVKILRMWTHYE, from the coding sequence ATGCGGCACGGAACCGGATTGGTGATGTGGGGATTGCGCTTCACGCATCAGGCCCAAAAGGACGCAAAAAAACTGGCGCCTTCCGGACTTAAAAACAAGGCCCAGGAACTTCTAGACATCATCCGAACCAATCCGTTCCAAACCCCGCCGCCCTATGAAAAACTGGTGGGGGATCTCACGGGAGCGTATTCACGCCGCATCAACATCCAGCACAGACTGGTGTATCAGGTCCTGGAAACCGAACATATCGTCAAAATTCTGCGCATGTGGACGCATTACGAATGA
- a CDS encoding glucokinase has protein sequence MATILAADIGGTNSRFGHFEAVRGSEAELVESQSFPTASAGSQPELLRMLAESGFGLTPAAADRIVLAVAGPVLDGTRCRLTNAAWGIDLDDPSTGLPRARTVLINDFVAQALGCGTAHAARTARDVQSGDARLVEARLGVTAALGAGTGLGLCALVPLPGGGVLPVPSEGGHAPLAFVDEEEFAFLAFLKHRTGHSHAFGDVVVSGSGLSSLHEFLTGRRLTPAEVAAEIGPDSETTRWFARFFARACRAYALHVLAWGGLFLCGGLAAKNPFLVDNDEFLREFRDCPAYGAHLAGIPVRLVTAPDTGLHGAARYGGMLRADQPT, from the coding sequence ATGGCGACGATCCTGGCGGCGGACATCGGCGGCACGAACAGCCGCTTCGGGCACTTCGAGGCGGTCCGGGGAAGCGAGGCGGAACTCGTCGAGTCGCAGAGCTTTCCGACGGCTTCGGCCGGTTCCCAGCCGGAACTGCTGCGGATGCTGGCGGAATCGGGTTTCGGCCTGACACCCGCGGCCGCGGACCGAATCGTCCTGGCCGTGGCCGGTCCCGTGCTGGACGGAACCCGCTGCCGGCTGACCAACGCCGCATGGGGCATCGACCTGGACGACCCGTCTACCGGACTGCCTCGCGCCCGAACTGTGCTAATCAACGATTTCGTGGCCCAGGCCCTGGGCTGCGGGACGGCCCACGCGGCGCGGACCGCGCGGGACGTGCAGTCCGGGGATGCGCGCCTCGTGGAGGCGCGCCTGGGTGTCACTGCCGCCCTCGGCGCAGGGACGGGCCTCGGGCTCTGCGCCCTCGTTCCTCTGCCCGGCGGCGGGGTTCTGCCCGTCCCCTCCGAGGGCGGACATGCCCCCCTGGCCTTCGTGGACGAGGAGGAATTCGCCTTTCTCGCCTTTCTGAAGCACCGCACCGGACACTCCCACGCCTTCGGGGATGTCGTGGTTTCGGGGTCCGGCCTCTCCAGCCTGCACGAATTCCTGACCGGCAGGCGCCTGACGCCAGCCGAGGTCGCCGCCGAGATCGGCCCGGACAGCGAGACGACGCGCTGGTTCGCCCGGTTCTTCGCACGGGCCTGCAGGGCCTATGCGCTGCACGTCCTGGCCTGGGGCGGGCTCTTCCTGTGCGGCGGCCTGGCGGCCAAGAACCCCTTTCTGGTCGACAACGACGAATTCCTGAGGGAATTTCGGGATTGCCCGGCCTACGGCGCACACCTCGCCGGAATCCCCGTGCGCCTCGTCACTGCGCCGGACACCGGCCTGCACGGCGCGGCCCGCTACGGCGGGATGCTTCGCGCAGACCAGCCGACATAA
- a CDS encoding DUF3124 domain-containing protein: MRWLFLLLSLIPAAGLCGGPELSSGQALYVPVYSHIYTGDKERPFNLAVTLSIRNTDPRSGLRLTAVDYYDTEGRMVRSYLDAPRELGPLASIRYVVAERDVEGGSGANFLVRWEAAQPINAPVVESVMIGAQSGQGISFTSQAREIR, encoded by the coding sequence ATGCGCTGGCTGTTTCTTCTCCTGTCCCTCATTCCCGCCGCGGGACTGTGCGGCGGGCCGGAGCTGTCCTCCGGGCAAGCCCTCTACGTGCCGGTCTATTCGCACATCTACACCGGCGACAAGGAGCGTCCCTTCAACCTGGCGGTGACCCTGTCCATCCGCAACACCGACCCGAGGTCCGGCTTGCGGCTGACGGCCGTGGACTACTACGACACCGAGGGGCGTATGGTGCGGAGCTATCTCGACGCGCCGCGGGAGCTGGGCCCGCTGGCCTCCATCCGCTACGTCGTGGCGGAGCGGGACGTCGAAGGCGGGTCCGGGGCCAACTTTCTGGTGCGCTGGGAAGCGGCGCAGCCCATCAACGCCCCGGTGGTCGAGTCGGTCATGATCGGGGCGCAGTCCGGGCAGGGCATTTCCTTCACCTCGCAGGCCAGGGAAATTCGTTAA